One Strix aluco isolate bStrAlu1 chromosome 19, bStrAlu1.hap1, whole genome shotgun sequence genomic window, TGCCGTCCGTCCCCTGGTGACACCCTGGCTGGCATACGCAGGGGTGCTCCCTGTGCTCCTTTTCAAACTTTTCTAAATCACAAGCCGCAGCAAATTGTTTAAAACTTCAGAGTTAAGACTGAACCGTCAGCTGTCAGCTCTCGAGCTGGGGGGGTTGGAGTGTGTCCAGTGCCTGTGGGAAAACTCAGTTTCCGTCTGTGGAAGGGAGGCCCCGCAGTGAGCTGGGTCTCGCTGCTCTCTCCCTGCAGCGCTGAGCAGCCATGGAGAGGATGCAGCAGGTCGTTGGGCGGGCGAGAGCCGCCTTCAACTCGGGCCGGTGCCGCTCGCTGGAGTTCAGGATGCAGCAGCTGAAGGCCCTGGAGCGGATGgtgcaggagaaggagaaggagatcCTGGCAGCCATCAAGGCAGATCTGCACAAGGTGTGGGTCGGGGGGTTTCTCCTGTCAGCCACACACAGACAGCGGTCAGCCTGGAGGGGAAAGCGGGGAGGCCAagggctgctgttgctgtgccaGATGGCTTTTGCTGATGTCCCCCATGGTCCTGGCTCTCGCTGTGGCCTGCCAAGGTCTGCTGCCACCATTTTTAAGAAGGAGATAGGCTGAGGCAGGATTGTGAAGGCTTGTCCTGGTCATCAGGTTTTGGTTTCGTACAGAGCCCCACACACCCCGACTGATTGTCTTCCATTAGGGATTCTTTGGGGCAGTGCTACTGGTATCAGGCACTTTGAACCAGCAGAATTTACCTTGTTTCATGGGGCTGCTGCGGTGGGTGCAGAAGGTGGAGGCCTTGGCTGTCCCCTCCCCAAGCTCACTGTCGTTGCAGTGTGGGCACAACGCGTACAGCCACGAGATCCTGGGTGTGCTGGGGGAGCTGGCCCTGGCCATGGACAAGCTGCCATCTTGGGCAGCCCCTCAGCCTGTGAAGAAGAACCTGCTGACGATGCGGGACGAGGCCTACATCTGCCCCGAGCCACTGGGGGTGGTGCTGATCATCGGGGCCTGGAACTACCCCTTTGTCCTGGTGATGCAGCCTTTGGTGGGGGCCATCGCAGCAGGTGGGGACCCACTGCAGCCCCTATCCTTCGTGGGGCCGTGGACGGGCGCTGtggggggcaggagaggagggtgAGGGCTCATCGGCCACGCTGCGTTTGTCTTGTAGGCAATGCTGTGGTGGTGAAGCCGTCGGAGATCAGCGAGAACACGGCTCGGCTGGTGGCTGATCTCCTCCCCCAGTACCTTGACCGGGTGAGCGTGGCCCCGTGCTGGTTCCTGGATTTCTCTGTGATGTGCTGGCTTGGGGTGACCCCAACACCCTTGCCCCACAGGAGTTACACTTTCTCTAGGCGGGGGGCAAGAGCTGAGGAAGGAGACGACCCTCGGGAGAGCCCGGTGGTTATATGTGCCCTAGTTCTTAATGTGCGGCAGTGGGTCGGTTGGCTGGCTCAGCCCTGGCTTCAACCTCCATTTCTTTTAGTTCCTGTGGAACAAAGTTGCAAGTGAAACTTCATTTcaagggaaggagcagagctcGTCTCTGTTATTGCTGTCTTTAGTCCAGTTCCTAACGTAGCTCACAAGTGAGTCTGTCccatgcagagctgctgcctcgaTATATGTGCCTTAAATCCTGTTGGCCCCGCAGGAGCTGTACCCCGTGGTCACTGGAGGAGTACCCGAGACAACAGCGCTGCTGACCCAGCGATTCGATCACATCCTCTACACCGGCAACTCCACGGTGGGCAAAATCGTGATGGCAGCGGCCGCTAAGCACCTGACGCCCGTCACCCTGGAGCTGGGCGGGAAGAGCCCCTGCTACATCGACACGGACTGTGACCTGGCTGTCGCCTGCAGGTCAGGCTGTTGGAGGCCTTGGTGGGGTCTCAGCAGTGGGGCAGGGACCCTGTGGGCAGGTGGACAGCTCTGGGCTGGTGTCACTCGGGCGCCGTCGGGCGGGCTGTGGGGTCTGGAAGGGCCTGACTGCAGAGAAACCGTCTCCCTCTCCCCTGCAGGCGGATAACGTGGGGGAAGTACATGAACTGTGGGCAAACCTGCATCGCCCCAGACTACATCCTGTGTGACCCATCCATCCAGGGCAAGGTGGTGGAGAACATCAAGGTGACTCTGCAGGTGAGCGTGGGGTTCCTCGTGCCATGGGAGTTGTCCCCGTTCCAGCCCAGGTCTGAGCTCCTGGAGCTGTGGCTGTTGTGACGATCTGCTGAGTGTTTTGGTTCTGCTGTGGCCTTTGGCAGGAATTCTACGGGGAAGACGTGAAGTCGTCTCCAGACTACGAAAGGATCATCAACAAGCATCACTTCAAGAGGATTCTGGGCCTGTTGGAAGGACAGAAGATCGCTCACGGGGGAGAGTCTGATGAGGCCTCCTGCTTCATAGGTGGTTCTGGCAGCTCTTGGGGTAGGGGGGTGGTAGCAGGTGCTGTCTGTGTGCTGTTTGTGTCTGTGGCTTGCTTGGTGTGTGTTGCACGCTGGTGCTGCCAGGGGTGGAATCCTCAGTGGACCACATCTTCTGTCCTGCTCACGCTGCCTTCTGCTCTCCCGTTTGCCTCAGCACCAACGATCCTCACCGACGTTTCTGCGGAGTCAAAGGTGATGGAGGAGGAAATCTTTGGACCGGTCCTCCCCATTGTGACTGTGAAGAGTGTAGACGAAGCCATTGAGTTCATCAACCGTCGGGAGAAGCCCCTCGCCCTCTATGTCTTCTCCAACAACAAGAAGGTGGGTGTGGGCTGTGCTCCTCCGCAGAGGCGTCTCTGCACGGTTTGACCCTGGATGTGGCCGGTCCCAGGCACAGCTCCCCACAGGGTCCGTGTCGGCTCCTCTTTGCACGTGAATCACAGCGTTTGGCTCTCAGGGGCTGTGAgtgtccccagagctgctggaggctCCCTCTCTCCTGCTGAAGTGCTTTGTATTTGCATGACTTTGTGAAATAGAAGGATAAAAAGCTGAATTTCCTCTTTGATGCTATGTAGTCTTTCATGATTAATTTAGTTACCTTTAATGTATTGCTAGGGAGGCGAGCTCCCAGCTTTCTATCTTTTCCATCTTTCCCATCCCTTCTCTGAACTTTCCTACTTCTCTTGAGTTAACGCTGCATGGAGAGGGCTTGTCTGAGTTGTCAGCCAGAGGAAGTGAACATGATGGGCTGCTGGCTCGTAGCTCCCCTCCCAGTCCTGCTCAGTTACATGGCTGGTCTCTTCTGGGCCTTTGtaatgttttgtttggtttttttcttttgccagttaATCAAAAGAGTCATCTCGGAAACCTCCAGTGGGGGGTTTACTGGAAATGATGTCATCATGCATTTCTTCCTCTCAACCTTACCCTTTGGTGGTGTTGGTAAGTTCTTGGGGCTCCTTAAGTGTTGTGACTTGCTGTACGGTGTGACCCAGGGAACACCAGCTGTTGGTTTGTGTCCGGGTGCCCCTGCTCCTCTTACACCCGAAGGGTCCCGTATAGCAGatcttaataataataataaattctgGGAGTACATTAGGACAGGGGGCGATTAACAGTAATTGCAGGAGGAAGGGTAGGACCTTAGCTTGGGGAGAACTGGCACAAGTGATGGAGCAGCCTACGGGAGCTTTGCAGGAGAGAGTTTGGGTGTTACAGTGCTCACAAGCTGACTGAACCAGCAGTGTTCTGGTGCTGTGAACAGCACACACTGTCCTGGGACTGAAAAACGGAGGTGTACCCTGCAAAGCTCCTGAGGAAAGCCTTCACGCACAGCACCGGTCGGATCTCAGAGCCTTGACATGGTGCTCTGAGAGGTGGCCACATCCAGGGGGGAGCTGGAGATGGCTCAGAGGCACAGCGAACAGTGCACGGAGGAACACAGCAAAATACTGGGGAGTGTGTAGTGAAAacgaggtggggaagaggagagtggagtcCAGCTGGTCATCTTGGAGTCTGAAAAGTGCTGCGGAGAGGACGGATCAGTTGTCCTCTCTGCAGGAATATAGAGAAGTTGTGCTTTAAAACTGCAGCGGGGTGGATGCAGGGCAGGTAACATGCAGTGCAGCTGGCAAGTTTTCCTGTGCGTCTTCTTGCCCTGCTGGTGGCCTCAAGTGGCCAAAGGTTGGACTAGCTGAGCCTGTGGTGTGACTCGTCTGGGTTGTGTCCCTCAGGTAACAGCGGGATGGGCGCATACCACGGCAAGCACAGCTTTGAGACCTTCTCCCACCGCCGCGCCTGCCTGATCAAGGACCTGAAGATGGAGGGTACGAACAAACTCCGGTACCCACCTGGCAGCCAGAAGAAGGTGGATTGGGCCAAGTTCTTCCTCCTGAAGCGGTTTAACAAGACTCGAATTGGACTGATCGCCTTGGCCCTGCTGGGGATTGTGGCAGCGGTGGTGATAAAGGTGAGCTCTGGGTCTCTGCTGTCCGTGTGAGTGCACGTGCAATTCATCTGACCTTCCCTAAGTCCACTCTTTGCCACCGCAGCCCTTTCTTAGCGCCTGCCCTGCTTTTTCTGTCATGAGACTTATGATATCTGGCCCCCCTGAAATTATCAGGATCTGCTTCTCATTCTTTCAAGCAGTATCTAGAATAGAAAAGCTGTCAGGGAGATCCCCTAGGCTGCTGTACTGTTTGTGATTCTACCTTGGTAGGTGACACCCATGAGAAGCTCCCTCCAGAGGCAGAGGCTGGTATGTTTTGGACAGGTTAGGAGTAGTTTCCATTCCAGGGCTTTCTTCAGCAGCCTTGTGAGCTGCTTTATAGCCTAGCACAGAGGGCTGAGGTTCTGTGCTGTGGTGGCCTGGGGAAGGGAGGCTCTGTCCCAAAGCCTGGGGCTACGACAAGCTCTTGTTCCTTGCCCAGTCACAGCCGCCGTCTAACCTCAGCTCAATTCTTTCCATTTCCTCCCGTTTCTGGCTGGGTGGTGCGGAAGGGCGGGATGTCCTCCCCGctctgcaggaggcagcagcctgcctgtgctggctgcaggacTCGAGATGCCTCCTGAGGTGGAGGGGTGAGATCTAAAACTCCAGGTGTGGTTGCTGGTGGTTCTCCGTGGCTGGTGGATCGGGGGCTGCGTGTGCCCATCCTGGCTGCCCCTTGCAAGGCTCAACGGTGCATCCCGGGTGTTCAGTGAGCTTCAGGGAGCAGCTGTTGAGGGCACAGGAGGTGGCAGGTGGATCAGGGCTCTGCCCTTCAGTCTGTGCTGTTACTGCTGCAAGGAGATGTGCAGGAGCCCAACAAGCTGGGGGAAATAACCCGCCTGCGTGTCTGAGCCCAGGAGGAGGTCTAAGAGCCACCCAGTGGCTCAGGCCTTGAAGCAGGGAGGCAGGCCCTGCCTAGGTGAATGCCTTCTCAGTGAAGGGGGGAAACTCATGGCATCTTGAAATCATTTGGGTTTTCTCAGAATCACCAGTCTGTGCTGAAGAGAAAAGCCCTCTTGATTGTGCTGGCTGTTCAGAGGCTGGGCTGGCCCAGTGTGTGGTAAGGAGGAGCAGGTTTCAGAGCACTGCTGTGACTGTCACGGTGAGGTAGGagcctttttcttctcctgtgtgTAGACCTGGTTTGAGATCGGGCAAAACCTCGTTAGAGTAGGGATGTGGGGCTTGTAGAAGGTTCCCCCTGGAGGCGGAGAGCGATGCTTTCCCAGGCAGTGCCCGCGGCTCGCGCAGGGCCGAGATGAGCAGCAGTCGGTGCATGCCGAGGGCACAGGAGGCAGGCGAGCCGGACCCTGGGGAAGTCACCCTGAGCGAAGGGGCTTTGCTTGAGGCTGTTCTGGAAAGTGAGCTGGGTTTGTGTCAGCCGATCCTTCACAGGACATTGGTGTTGTGTTTTGCTTTCACAGGTGGCTTGCTGCTGAAGAGAGGAGAAGGCGCCCTGTGCAAGTCATACTCTGAGTGCTGGCTTTGTGTCTGTTTCCTTAAGCTGAgaagtcctttttttcttctgtactggGTTATTTCAGTGAGCTGTCGAGCACACAGAGTAGCCTTAGAGAGATACTAACCAAGAGAAGGCTCAGACTCCTGTTTACTAAAAAGCTGTGCTGAAACAGAGGGACCAGTGGGTACAAGCTCTCAGGAGAACAGCTAAACCACGGGTGTGGTACAGACACTGCTTGGGTCACAGACCCAAAACGCAGCACCATCCTACTGTGAAAAAACTTAGCAACTGTgctgaaaattaactccatcccagccaaaaccagtacaaaccCGTTCTTGGTCAGATTCCTCCAAGGGAAAACAATTACTGAAAGAGTGTGTACTCCTCTGTGTTCGAGCTTCTGGGTCTGCTGTAATCTTGCACTGGGAGATCATATGGGGCTTGTTGTAGCTTGGGGAGAGGATGCTGGAGAAATACATGGTGAAAGGACCTTAGAAATATTAACGTTTCaataaggaaaatttaaaaattattattcaatGCAATTAATATAGAATAGAAAATTATACTTACTGTGCAATAGGTGGGATTTCTTCACGTCTGGTGAAAATCCATGTGCTAAGcctttttaataatatattttgcaAGTACTAAATAAACACTGAGAATTTAAATAATAAACCAAGGGTGGTAAGTCCCTGCAGTCTCCTGGGGAATCCTGCCCGTCCTCTGCCAGCTCTGGCCGTGGTTTGGCCGAACGTCACACGCGTGTGGTGAGGTGCCTCTGCCCCGGAGCGCAGGCCCCCGGCGCGATGGTCTCCCCGCTCGTGGGGAAGGATCCCCAGGGCTCTGGCAGAGTGCAGGCAGGCTGCCGAAGAGGCAGGCAGGGCGTGGGGCAAGGCAGTGCTGGGAGCTGCGGAGGAGCTGAACTGTTTCTCCTGTCTTGCCCTGTGCAAATCCGTCCCCTGATATCCCCCCGGGGTCTGGTCAGATGCGGACAGTAGCGCGGGCTGCGTGCATTGGCTCCTCACGGCTGCTGCAGCGTGGCAAAGCGCTGCCCCGGCCTCATGTGCCCGACACGGGCAGAGCCACGTGGTCTCGCAATCCAGCGCGGGCGGCTGAGTCACTGCCCCGGCTGAATGCGGCGACCCAGGGCTTGCGTAGTCAAAGCGAGGATATATCTGGGCAAAGGGCGTCTTGTATCTAACGAGAGCCTTGGGCCCTGGCCAGCACTCCTCTCGTGGGAGGAGAGATCACTTTGAGCCATGTCAAGGAAAGGGTTGCGCCTGCTTGCACTCGCTGTGGGAGACTGGAGGAGAGAGAAGCTTCTCTGAaggtaactttatttttttccttcattttttatgAGTCATCTGCTTTCTTGGTCATGTCCATGTTTCAGCTCCTCGGGAGCATCCCTGTGAGCAGAGGGCGGGGTGGCTGGTGGGTTTAAGGGTATCTGTGAGCTAGGAGGAATCGCCCGCAGAACAGGATCTCTCCGCCGTCCCCAGAGATGCTGGGTTGGCCTGAGAGGTGCCCGCTGCCGCTGGGCCCTGCGCAGGTAGGTCGGGGCATTGGAGGGTGTGAGCCCTGAGCCATCGCCTCGGGAGCGGGAGGTCACCTAAGGAAGAGAACATCTCCCAGCCTTGCCCTGGGTGGGACATCTCTTGGTGGTGGCCCCATGTTGAGTGTTCCCAGGTCTGAGCAGCCACTCGCTCCCTGCACTCCTAgtgcagaacatttttttttttgctgcaattTCTTTCCTTCCAAGGCAGCCGATGCACTGAAGAGGTAGAAGCAAATAAAACACACCTAAAGCAGGGAAGCCCCAAGCTGAAggccccagctcctgctgaaacAGGAATCGATTCAGACCTATGCCCTTGGTCATGCCTCAGCACTGAGTGGTGGCTGGTGGAAGGAGGCAGCATCTGCCCTGCTTTGCAAACAGGAGCCCATCTAAAAGCTCTTGGGAACTGGAGAATAGTTTGTCACAAGGATATCaaaaaaaagatggtttttaCTGAGCCTGTTATCTACGTAACACCTCGCGTGATCACCACTGAAAGCTGTCTCATACCAGCTGTAAGCCTGACAAAATGTGGGTCTTACTGATGGGGACAGTCCAGGCTGGTTGTCCCCTGCAGAGGGGAAGAGCCTCTAAGAACCTGCAACATCCCACCCTTGAAAGGCCTCATGACTGTCGGGTGATGTTTCGTTGCAGGGGAATCACCTTTAGCCACCCAAGGTGTGCGAAGGCTACAGAGCTGTGGCCACACTCTGCCCCAAGGACTTGAGGGGCCCCGGGCACTGTGGCACTGCTGGTGCCCTGCATTAGGGGCCAACGGGGCATTGCTGTGACGTCAGTCCCAGGCCTGGGGAAGTCCTtggccacagaatcacagaatcatcttggttggaaaagcccttgaagctcctccagtccaaccatgaacctcacactgaccgttcccaactccaccagatccctcagcgctgggtcaacccaactcttcaacccctccagggatggggactccccccctgccctgggcagcccattccagcgcccaacaaccccttctgcaaagaaatccttcctaagagccagtctgaccctgccctggcgcagcttgaggccattccctcttgtcctggcgcttgttccttggctcaagaaactcctcccccctctctgcaccctcctttcagggagttggagagggccaggaggtctcccctcagcctcctcttctccagactaaacccccccagttccctcagccgctccccatcagacctgtgctccagaccctgcaccagctccgttgcccttctccggacacgctcgagtcattcaatggcctttttgtagggAGAGGCCCTGTAGCCAGGGTGGCTGAGCAGCCAGCTGTTTCATCTGTaattaaattccatttttattgGTTTACTGGTAGCCTTCTACATCCCAACTTGTAACTGGAAGCTGACCTTGCACCTTGCTGAATAAGACCTTTGTTTTACTGTGAAGGCCACCTGAGTCAGGACAAGACCCACATGCCCTGGGCCCCCAGTGTCGGACGTCCCCCCGCTCCAGCCCAAGCCCTGCCCTCAGCCTCCACCCGAAGGAGCCAGCCTGAGTCCAGCCAGGTTTATTCTTTATTTGGCATTTGTCACAGAGCAGCGGTGTGAGCCGGGCTGTGCTCAGCTGCGGCCGGCGGGCGATAGCCGTCAGCGCGGGCTGGAGGGGGTTACCCGCACGCCCGGGGTGCGTggggcagagcccagagcagcgTTTTGGGTGTTGGAGCAGTCGCAGGGCCTGTTCGTGAGCGGTGGCTGAGCAGATGCTGCTGAATGCTGCCGGGGGCCCTTTGGCTCCCAGGGGACAGGCGTGTGCTGGGTTCTCTCGCTGGCCGGTGTGTGCTTTGTCCGTCCATCCGTGGGGGTTTTCTCCCCCAAAGCAAAGTCCCCACAGTCCCTGCCGGTGCCAGTCAGTGTCTGCTGGTTGTCAGCTTTACGACAACGCCGAGCGCAAGCACCGCGACGGCTGCGACCACCGCCAGCCCGCGCCGGACGATCAGCTCCTTGGTGGCCATGGTGGTGGCCGGAGGGGACGTGGCAGGCGGGGCTTCCTGGGGCTCCGACGGGCGGGTCGGTCCCTCGATCCTGGTGATGCCTGTGAGCACGACGCCGTTCTGTGCATCCACTCCCGCTGCAAGGAGAATGGGGCAGCGTCGCTGAGGGTTTCTGGGGGGGATGAGGCGTTTCTTGGGAGGGTTTTGTCTGAGGTCTGAAAGCGTGTTACAAGCAGCCCAGAGTGTGGAGATGTCCAGCCCTTGACAGAGCTTCGGTGGGACCTGGTGTCTGCAAGGTGAGCGCTGCCCAGCGTGCCCCGTCCCTCCAGGTCATCCCCCCTCTGGCCTCCATCACCCTTCTGAGCCCACCCTTGTAATTACTGTTTTCCCAGTAACTGAGGGCATCACCAGCGCTACGCTGCACCCCCATTTCATGGGCTTGTTCGTGGCTTATGTGAATCCTTGGGGACCCTTGCTGAACCCAAACGCACCCCTGCACCCAGTGCCcagctcccccatcccaccgTGCCCAGCTCCTGGCCATACCTACACATCCCTGCACCGCTGTGCCGGGGGGGTAAGTgtgggctggtggggctggccCCACACCAGAGGGAAGCGCCTTGCAGGAGTGTTCGGGGCCTGCATTTGGCTCCTCCGGCAGTGGCTGGGTCACTCCCGCGCGGTGCTGAGCCTGAGGGAGGGAACACGATGGGTTTAGCAAGCGGCACGCGATGCGGGAAATCCCCACCGAGCAAAGCCATCGTGTGGCCTCTCGTGGGGTTTGTCCGGCTGGAAATGGCACTGTGTAGCTGAAAGATGCCTGAAATGAGAGATGCTGGCTGGTGGAAATCCCAGAGCTGTTGGGGCACAAGGTGATGCTCAGGGCTGCAGGGTTGGGGTAGCCTCAGTCACCCCGTCTGCTTTGTGCTTCATGTCCCCGACCAAGGGTGGCACAAGGTGCAGGGGGAAACCTTGAGGCTGGGAGCTGAATACAGGGATGTGGCTGCAGTCATGGGAGCACTGGGTTTTCTGGGTGCACTGGAGGACAGCCTTGGGCAACGCTGGCCTGTGGGATCAAGCCTGTGATGCTGTCTCATCCCACTGTGATCCCAGCCTAGGCACTGAGGAGCTTCCCGCTGGCAGGGTGCGATGCTGTGGGCGCACGGGTTACCTCCTCGGCCGCCTTCCTCCAGTCCATGCGGGAGATGTAGGCGATGAAGCAAGTGCAGAGGATGGAGACACAGACAAGCATGCTGAGCCACAGACCTGCAGAGGGCATGCTGGTGTCATCCGGGACCGCGGCCGGAGCAAACCCAACCCAGGTGGCATCTCAGAACAGTGAGTCGAGAAAGGGGATGTCACTGAGGTCAGCAGGGACATGGGGATGGGGCAGCTGCAGGggcctgctgtggggctgcctgGCAGACCTGGTTGTTTTCCCAGCACAATTAAAAGCTCTCAGTAGTTGCAGGGGCCATCCCTGTCCACCCCAGTGTGCCCAGTCCCCAGCCAGGCGGGAGGGTCATGGTGAGCTGGGTGTGCCACGTCTACCCACAGGAGATTTGGGGGTGCGCAGAGCTGCATGCCCGGGGGTCGGTACCTATGACGCCGATCCTGGCCACGAAGAGCAGCACGGCTCCCAGGGGCAGACCCACGCCGTAGTAGCTCACGGCGTTGAGGATGGCACCAAATTTCTGCTTGCCTATGCCTCTGAGCACCCCGCTGCAGGCGCCCTGccggggagagggagaggggctggggccagggccgGGAGCACTGCCTTGGCCAAACTGgggcctctgctgctgcctgggggctGGCGAACCAGCCTGGTGATGAACCAGctccccgcccctgcccggttaTTTCTGTGTCCCTGCTCAGTGCTGCGGGTCATCTTCTTATGCAGTCAGTGTTTTCTAAGGGGTGATCTCAGAAGCTCCACAGGGTCCCGGTGCATGTGCTGGTGCTCAGCTGCAGCCTGAGGAACCCTTGACCCGTGAATTCTGCTTCTTGGCACTGAGGTCCCCTCCTGAAaacagcagcatccccagggacTTACACACATGGCTTCAAACAAGTGGAAGACGACGTAGACAGGCATGACCCAGGCCACCAATTCAACAATCTCCCTAGGGACAGAGAAAAGCCAACAGTCACTTTTAGGAACCGACCTCCCTGCACTGAGGCTGGGAGCCAGGGCACTCACTTGTCACGGGTGAAGATGTATCCCAGCACGTCCTTCGTGGCAGCTAAAATAGCCCCCACAGCTATGCAAAACCCCCCTGAAAAACAGAGCGAAGTGCTGAGCCCAGCCTGGCCATGATGGGAAGCTCAGGAGCAGTCGAAGGAAGAAATCAGGGGAAGAAGAGGGGATGCAGGTgtgtgctgcaggcagaggactGCGAatgccccctgctcctgctgtgcctGGAAGGAGCCCCAGCAAAGGCTTCCCGGCACGTGGGTGGCCTGACCTGTGCAGAGCAGGCTGGTGGAGGAGGATCTCTTGGCCGTCTCGACGTCGCCGGCACCCAGCGCGTTCCCCACCTGCACACTGGCGGCCGTGGCCAGCCCCAGCGGGATCTGTAACCACAGGGCTGAGGCTCGCGTGTGCGGCCGGGTAGTGGGGCCGTCGCAGTGACAGTGGAATAACCACCCAGCAGAGAGGGGGATGGAGTTAGGATTtgacagaatcatctcggttggaaaagcccttgaagctcctccagtccaaccatgaacctcacactgaccattcccaactccaccagatccctcagcgctgggtcaacccgactcttcaacccctccagggatggggactccccccctgccctgggcagcccattccagcgcccaacaaccccttctgcaaagaaatccttcctaagagccagtctgaccctgctctggcgcagcttgaggccattccctcttgtcctggcgcttgttccttggctcaagaaactcctcccccctctctgcaccctcctttcagggagttggagagggccaggaggtctcccctcagcctcctcttctccagactaaacccccccagttccctcagccgctccccatcacacctgtgctccagaccctgcaccagctccgttgcc contains:
- the ALDH3A2 gene encoding aldehyde dehydrogenase family 3 member A2 isoform X1, with product MERMQQVVGRARAAFNSGRCRSLEFRMQQLKALERMVQEKEKEILAAIKADLHKCGHNAYSHEILGVLGELALAMDKLPSWAAPQPVKKNLLTMRDEAYICPEPLGVVLIIGAWNYPFVLVMQPLVGAIAAGNAVVVKPSEISENTARLVADLLPQYLDRELYPVVTGGVPETTALLTQRFDHILYTGNSTVGKIVMAAAAKHLTPVTLELGGKSPCYIDTDCDLAVACRRITWGKYMNCGQTCIAPDYILCDPSIQGKVVENIKVTLQEFYGEDVKSSPDYERIINKHHFKRILGLLEGQKIAHGGESDEASCFIAPTILTDVSAESKVMEEEIFGPVLPIVTVKSVDEAIEFINRREKPLALYVFSNNKKLIKRVISETSSGGFTGNDVIMHFFLSTLPFGGVGNSGMGAYHGKHSFETFSHRRACLIKDLKMEGTNKLRYPPGSQKKVDWAKFFLLKRFNKTRIGLIALALLGIVAAVVIKNHQSVLKRKALLIVLAVQRLGWPSVW
- the ALDH3A2 gene encoding aldehyde dehydrogenase family 3 member A2 isoform X2 → MERMQQVVGRARAAFNSGRCRSLEFRMQQLKALERMVQEKEKEILAAIKADLHKCGHNAYSHEILGVLGELALAMDKLPSWAAPQPVKKNLLTMRDEAYICPEPLGVVLIIGAWNYPFVLVMQPLVGAIAAGNAVVVKPSEISENTARLVADLLPQYLDRELYPVVTGGVPETTALLTQRFDHILYTGNSTVGKIVMAAAAKHLTPVTLELGGKSPCYIDTDCDLAVACRRITWGKYMNCGQTCIAPDYILCDPSIQGKVVENIKVTLQEFYGEDVKSSPDYERIINKHHFKRILGLLEGQKIAHGGESDEASCFIAPTILTDVSAESKVMEEEIFGPVLPIVTVKSVDEAIEFINRREKPLALYVFSNNKKLIKRVISETSSGGFTGNDVIMHFFLSTLPFGGVGNSGMGAYHGKHSFETFSHRRACLIKDLKMEGTNKLRYPPGSQKKVDWAKFFLLKRFNKTRIGLIALALLGIVAAVVIKVACC